Genomic segment of Streptomyces sp. NBC_01210:
CTGATCGCGACACCTATGTCGAAGCGGCCGGGAATGTCAATTTCCGGCCGCTTCATGGCATTTGCGGCCTTGGGTGAGCGTGGCTAGCTTGCAGAGTCGCTCAGAATCCCCGTCCCAAGGACTCATCCCTGATGAAGCAGTCTGCTGCCAAGACTCTTGGTGTCGCCGTCGTCGGCGCTGCCTTCGCCGCTGTCGCCGCCGGCACGGCCGTCGCCGCCCCCGCTTCCGTCCCCGACTCCGTCACCGGCGTCCTGCCGGTCCAGGACGCGCTCACCAAACTTCCGGCGGGCGCCCCCGAGTCGCTGGCCGCCGGCCGGACCGCGCTCGCGAACGGCGCGACCACGCTGCCCACCACCGCCCAGAAGTCCGCGAAGTCAGCGAAGAAGCTGCTGACCGCGGACAAGGCCGACGACCCGGTCGCCAAGCTGCTGGGCGGCCTCCCGCTCGTCGGAGGTCTGCCGACCGGCGGCGGTCTGCCGACCAGTGGTGGCCTGCCGACCAGTGGCGGTCTGCCCGGCATCGGCTGACGTACACCGGTTCCGTACACAAGAGTGGGCGTACACCCGAATCGGGTGTACGCCCACTTCGCCTGTGCCAGGATCGCGGCCATGCGCGTGAAGACCGCAGGGCTGACTGCCCTTGTCACCGTCCCCGTGCTCCTGCTCGCCACGGCCTGTACGAGTGGCGACGACGGGGGCCCCGCCAAGGACAGGGACACGCCTGCGTCCACGGGTGCCGATACGGGCAAAGGCGGTGGTGGAGGCGGTGGCAGCGATGCGTCCGCGCCGCTCAACCGGCAGCAGTTGGAGCGGGCCGCACTGGCCACCGGCGATCTGGACGGGTTCCAGGTGTCCTCCGGAAAGAGTGCGCTCGCGCCCTCGGGCCAGCCCGCCGCCGACAAGTCGCAGTGCCAGCCGCTCGCCGACGCCATGGGTGACAGACCGAGCCCGCAGGCCACCCACACCGTCAACCGCGGTCTTGGCTCCCTCAAGAATCTCGGGCTCGCGGTGTCCGCCTCGCTCAGTTCGTACAGCGAGGCTGACGCCGGAAAGCTGATGGACGGACTCAAGTCGGCGGTGGCGGCGTGCGCCGGGGGCTTCGGCGCGACCCTCGAGGGCCGCAGTGGCGCCTACCGCGAGGTGAAGGCCGCGGCCTTCACCACTCGCGGCGCCGACGAGACGATCAGCTGGACCACCGTCGGAACCAACGAGGGCGCCGTGGCCCCGATCCATCTGGTCGTGGTCCGTAAGGGAGCGACCGTGGCGCGTTTCATGGCGCTGGACCTCGCGCGGCGCACACCGCCGCGCGTCCCTCAGGAGGTCGCCGACAAACAGCTGGCGAAGGTCGTCCAGGTGCTTGCCGGCTGACTGCGTACGACCGGGCGCCGGTGTCGGCGTACTACCAGGCCGTGCCGGCGGTCTTCTCGGACGGCAGCAGCACCCACAGCGCCAGATAGAGCAGGAACTGCGGGCCGGGCAGCAGACATGAGAGCAGGAAGATCACACGCATCGTGGTCGCGGAGGTGCCGAAGCGCCGTGCCAGCGCCGTGCACACTCCACCGATCATGCGTCCGTCTCGGGGGCGGACAAGTGCGGCCATGGTGGGCTCCTTCGCGAGAACCTTCGGGGAGCATCTCTGTTGTGCTCCCGATGCATCCATCGTGGCTTCGCGAAGGGGGTCGAAGCGTCGCTCTACGGTGCGATCCCGACCCTTGGAATCGTCGGGGTCGGCCCCTGAGACGCCTCGTCCCGCAGCATGGCACCGTGCCGCTGCCGGGTGGAGCCGGTGGCCGACCGCCCCTGCCTGCGGCGGAGCCGGGCGCGGCCGGCGGGCACGAAGACCAGGTGGGCCAGCGCGACCCCGGCCGTGTTCAGCAGCAGGGAGTCCACATCGACGACCTGTCCGGGCACCCCGGTCTGGAGCAGTTCGATGCCGAGCGACAGCAGCGCGCCGGCCGCGACCGTACGGGCCAGCGATGCCAGCGGAGAGACGGTGAGCCGGCCGCCCGCCATCGGCAGCAGTATGCCGAGCGGGGCCAGCAGCAGCAGGCCTTCGCCTATCCGGCGCGCGGCTTCCACAGCGCCCATCGCCAGATCCGCCTTGATCCCGGCGAGCGGCTCGAGATTCGCGGCCGTCACCCACACCACATCCAGTGGGCGCAGCGTCAGCCAGGAAACGAGCAGCAGATGCGCGAGGAGGAGGATGACCCCCGCCGCGCGGAAGCGGATGGCGGCACTGCCGCCCGGACCTTGACGCTGCACGCCCCCCAAGACGCACGCTTCCCCGGGATCGGTTCCGCGAGCTTCCAAAGAGGAAGCGGAACCCGCTCCGGAACCGAATCGGAACGAGGCTCAGCGAGCGGCGGGTGACGACGGGAGCGCGCTGAGCGTCGGAACGGCCTCGTCCGGCCGCTCCTTGATCCCGGCGGAGCACTGGTACGCCCGGGGCGCGTACTCCCCGGGCCCGCCCAGCAGCACCGAACCGCCCGTGGCGGCGGCCCTGCTCTCCGCGAAGGTGCAGACGATCTGGGCCAGCGCCGGCATCGGCAGATCCTCCGGCTGGCGGCTCAGACGCAGGGTGCCCGCGGGATCGCCCTCGCGCGCACCTGTCAGGGCCAGCGGCCCGCGTACGTACGTGGCGAAGCCGGCCTCATGCTCCGGGGACGAGGGCTCCTTCTCGAGTTCGTCGAGGAGCGCCTGCGCGATCTGTACGCGGCTGTCGACGGCCTTCTTCTCGGTGACCTGCGCCGTACGGTCCACGGACTCCAGCTGCGAGGCGCAGACCAGGTAGACGCGGACCTGGATGCCCTGCTGCTGCGCCTGGGGGGTGATGCTCTCCCCGCTCACCTCGCAGGGCACCCGCGAGGGCGCGGGCCCCGCGTCGACCGGTACCTGGGTGGTCCTGATCCCGCAGCCGCCGAGCACGACGACGCCCGCGAGTACGGCGAGTGAGGCTGCCGCCCGCCTGGTGCACCTCTTGGGCGTCACTGCGTGCCTTCCTCTCCGCGGCCGTCGGTGCGGCCCCGGTCCGCGTCTTCGACGTCGTCCGGGTCCGTGACGGCGTCCGGGTCCGTGCCGCCATGACCGTCGCCGTCCCTCAGCGACGAGGCGTCGCGCGGCAGCCGCAGTACGAACACCGCACCGTCCCCGTCAGCGGAGTTGGCCGCGGTGATGTCCCCGCCGTGGATATGGGCGTTCTCCATCGCGATCGACAACCCCAGCCCGCTGCCCTCGGAGCGCGGCCGGGAGGCGCTCGCCTTGTAGAAGCGGTCGAAGACATGCGGCAGTACGTCCTCGGGGATACCGGGGCCGTGGTCCCGTACCTCGATCAACAGCTCGTGGTCGACCGGCCGCACCGACACCCGCACCGGCGAGCCGCCGTGCTTGAGCGCGTTGCCGATCAGATTGGCCAGGATCACATCGAGCCGGCGCGGATCGAGCAGCGCGATGATCCCGCGCTCGGCGTCCAGATCCACCGCGTCCAGCCAGGCGCGCGCGTCGATGCACGCGGTGACCTGGTCGGCGACGTCCACCGTGTCCAGTACGAGTCTGGCCGTGCCCGCGTCGAAGCGGGTCACCTCCATCAGGTTCTCCACCAGATCGCCCAGCCGCCGGGTCTCGCTCACCACCAGGTTCACGGCGGGCGCGATCATCGGGTCGAGGCTGTCGGCCTCGTCCTCGAGCACCTCGGTGACGGCGGTGAGCGCGGTCAGCGGGGTGCGCAGCTCGTGCGACATGTCGGCGACGAAGCGACGGCTGGACTCCTCCCGTGCGCTCATGTCCGCGACCTTCTTCTCCAGCGACTCCGCGGTCTTGTTGAACGTCCTTGCCAGCTCGGCCAGTTCGTCCGTGCCCGAGACCCGCAGCCGGGTGTCGAGCTTGCCCTCGCCGAGCCGCCGCGCGGCCTCACCCAGCCGGTGCACGGGCTTGAGCACGGTCGTGGCGGCGGCCTGCGCGAGCAGCGCCGAGCCGACGAGGGCGAGGCCGGTGGCGATCGCCAGGGACCAGGCGAGCGAGTTGAGGTCCTGACGTTCCTGGTCCAGCGACTTGAAGACATAGCCGGTCGGCCCGCCGCCGATGATCCTGGTGCCGCCGACGAGATACGGCATGCCGCGGCGCTCGGTGCGCTGCCAGTACAGGTGGTACGGGACGGAGTTGCCGGCCCCGACGTCCTGCCGCTGGGCCACCGCTTCCTGCAGCCTCGCCGGTACGTCGTCGAGCGTGAAGCTGTCAGGGTCGGACGTACCGACGATCGGCTTGCCCTTGGCGCGCTCGCCGATGAGCAGCACGCTGTAGCCGTCACCGCCGCCCGCCATCTGCTCGGCTGTCTTCTGCAGTTCGTTCTGCGTCGGGCGCAGCGGCAGCGCCGCCGCCCGGTTCTGCATCTCCTGCCGGAAGTCGCCGAGCGCCGCGTCCTGGGTACGGGTCAGCACCGCTTCGCGGTTGAGCCAGTACGCGATGCCCGAGGCGGACACGGCGGCAGTCAGCGCGACCAGCGCGAAGACGACGACAAGGCGGAGCCTCAGGCTCGTCCAGCGGAGTCCGGCGAGCATCGCGCGCTTGGCGGCACTGGTCACCTAGGTGTTCCGTTCGTGGGGGTCGCGGCGCGCAGACAGCTCACTGCGGGACGTCCAGCCGGTAGCCCACGCCACGCACCGTACGGATCAGGGTCGGCGAGGACGGCACGTCCTCGACCTTCGCCCGCAGCCGCTGCACACACGCGTCCACCAGCCGTGAGTCACCGAGGTAGTCGTGCTCCCAGACCAGCCGCAGCAGTTGCTGCCGCGACAGGGCCTGTCCGGGCCGTCGGCTGAGCTCGAGCAGCAGCCGCAGCTCGGTCGGCGTGAGCTGAAGATCCTCGCCGTTCTTGGTGACCGTCATCGCGGAGCGGTCGATCACCAGCGAGCCGAAGGTCGCCGAGTCGGTGGACTCGCGCTCACCGCGCCGCAGCACAGCGCGGATACGGGCGTCCAGCACACGGCCCTGGACGGGCTTCACGACATAGTCGTCCGCGCCCGACTCAAGACCCACGACCACATCGATGTCGTCGCTGCGTGCGGTCAGCAGGATGATCGGCAGCTGGTCGGTGCGCCTGATCCGCCGGCACACCTCGAAACCGTCGATCCCGGGCAGCATCACATCCAGCACGATCAGGTCCGGCCGCTGCTCGCGGAGCAGCTTCAGGCCGTCCTCTCCCGTCGCCGCGGTGGCCACTCGGTGGCCCTGGCGTGACAGGGAAAGTTCGAGGGCCGTGCGGATGGCGTCGTCGTCCTCGATCAGCAACAGGAAGGGCACGGAGGTCATTCTGACCCATGGTGGAGCCGGAGTTCGACAGTTGGTGAGCTCTCACACGACTCCTCCCCTTGTGGCAGGCCGCGCAAGCCCTTTCGCAAACGATTTCCGACCGCCTTCCGACTGCCTCCGGGACCGCCCCGGCGGGGCTTGTGACGCGCCTGTGACAGTCGGCGGACACCGCCATGAAACTGCCTGGGCAAGCTTCTTGGCACACGGACGGAAACAGACTCCACTCGACGGGGGGCGCGAGATGAACGCACTGCACAGCACCACCTCAAGCGCAGTTGTCACGCGTCTCCACGACGTCGTGCGGAGCACGGAGAAGTCCGGCGCGGTGAACGGGCGGGGGTGCGTTCGCAGCGTCGGGCGTCAGCACAAGCCGTCGTACATGACGGTGGTTGACGCACCTGTGGGGGGTGGCGGGGACGCGTACCGGGAGGCGGGGGAGCGGACGAACCTGTCGGAGGCGGAGTTCACCGCCTACGTACAGGAACGCCGCGCCTCCCTGTACGCGACCGCGTACCACCTGACCGGGGACCGGTTCGAGGCGGAGGATCTGCTGCAGAGCGCCCTCTTCTCGACATACCGGGCCTGGGACAGGATCAGCGACAAGGCGGCGGTCGGGGGCTATCTGCGCCGCACCATGACCAACCTGCACATCAGCGCCTGGCGCCGGCGCAAGCTCAACGAGTACCC
This window contains:
- a CDS encoding ATP-binding protein → MKQSAAKTLGVAVVGAAFAAVAAGTAVAAPASVPDSVTGVLPVQDALTKLPAGAPESLAAGRTALANGATTLPTTAQKSAKSAKKLLTADKADDPVAKLLGGLPLVGGLPTGGGLPTSGGLPTSGGLPGIG
- a CDS encoding PspC domain-containing protein — encoded protein: MAALVRPRDGRMIGGVCTALARRFGTSATTMRVIFLLSCLLPGPQFLLYLALWVLLPSEKTAGTAW
- a CDS encoding VanZ family protein gives rise to the protein MQRQGPGGSAAIRFRAAGVILLLAHLLLVSWLTLRPLDVVWVTAANLEPLAGIKADLAMGAVEAARRIGEGLLLLAPLGILLPMAGGRLTVSPLASLARTVAAGALLSLGIELLQTGVPGQVVDVDSLLLNTAGVALAHLVFVPAGRARLRRRQGRSATGSTRQRHGAMLRDEASQGPTPTIPRVGIAP
- a CDS encoding HAMP domain-containing sensor histidine kinase, which encodes MTSAAKRAMLAGLRWTSLRLRLVVVFALVALTAAVSASGIAYWLNREAVLTRTQDAALGDFRQEMQNRAAALPLRPTQNELQKTAEQMAGGGDGYSVLLIGERAKGKPIVGTSDPDSFTLDDVPARLQEAVAQRQDVGAGNSVPYHLYWQRTERRGMPYLVGGTRIIGGGPTGYVFKSLDQERQDLNSLAWSLAIATGLALVGSALLAQAAATTVLKPVHRLGEAARRLGEGKLDTRLRVSGTDELAELARTFNKTAESLEKKVADMSAREESSRRFVADMSHELRTPLTALTAVTEVLEDEADSLDPMIAPAVNLVVSETRRLGDLVENLMEVTRFDAGTARLVLDTVDVADQVTACIDARAWLDAVDLDAERGIIALLDPRRLDVILANLIGNALKHGGSPVRVSVRPVDHELLIEVRDHGPGIPEDVLPHVFDRFYKASASRPRSEGSGLGLSIAMENAHIHGGDITAANSADGDGAVFVLRLPRDASSLRDGDGHGGTDPDAVTDPDDVEDADRGRTDGRGEEGTQ
- the afsQ1 gene encoding two-component system response regulator AfsQ1; amino-acid sequence: MPFLLLIEDDDAIRTALELSLSRQGHRVATAATGEDGLKLLREQRPDLIVLDVMLPGIDGFEVCRRIRRTDQLPIILLTARSDDIDVVVGLESGADDYVVKPVQGRVLDARIRAVLRRGERESTDSATFGSLVIDRSAMTVTKNGEDLQLTPTELRLLLELSRRPGQALSRQQLLRLVWEHDYLGDSRLVDACVQRLRAKVEDVPSSPTLIRTVRGVGYRLDVPQ
- a CDS encoding SigE family RNA polymerase sigma factor encodes the protein MNALHSTTSSAVVTRLHDVVRSTEKSGAVNGRGCVRSVGRQHKPSYMTVVDAPVGGGGDAYREAGERTNLSEAEFTAYVQERRASLYATAYHLTGDRFEAEDLLQSALFSTYRAWDRISDKAAVGGYLRRTMTNLHISAWRRRKLNEYPTEELPETASDTDAMRGTELRAVLWQALARLPELQRTMLVLRYYEGRTDPEIAEILDISVGTVKSSIWRSLRRLREDEVLSFGRDEEESFGELVA